Proteins co-encoded in one Brassica rapa cultivar Chiifu-401-42 chromosome A02, CAAS_Brap_v3.01, whole genome shotgun sequence genomic window:
- the LOC103848833 gene encoding protein RALF-like 18: MMNIVKFLIIAIVVTISVALCPTFVQSRKTKCDWLGGNCIKGGEEETMKMSSGLDVSRRVLQATRYINYDALKHNVPAKQHGQQDRPDNPYRRGCTLATECYRLTH; the protein is encoded by the coding sequence ATGATGAATATTGTGAAGTTCTTGATCATCGCTATCGTTGTGACCATCTCGGTGGCTTTATGTCCAACATTTGTCCAATCTCGAAAGACAAAATGTGACTGGTTGGGTGGGAATTGCATCAAAGGTGGAGAAGAAGAGACCATGAAGATGAGTTCTGGTCTGGATGTGAGCCGTAGGGTCTTGCAAGCGACACGATATATAAACTACGATGCATTGAAGCACAACGTACCAGCTAAACAACATGGTCAACAAGACCGACCGGATAATCCATACCGGCGAGGTTGTACTCTCGCTACAGAATGTTACCGGCTTACGCATTAA